The following are encoded together in the Paludisphaera mucosa genome:
- the ppc gene encoding phosphoenolpyruvate carboxylase — translation MQPEALEALSDDIHLLGDLLGETIRRLAGPEALDLVEDVRGTAKGLRADPSVEEARRLRDRLGRLDLPELRTLIRAFSIYFDLINLAEQQARVRALRARRRGADDAPHAESPGEALRALRDRGVTADEIADHLARALICPVFTAHPSEARRRTILGKLAAIARELDRMERGDPVPAERARAAEAIAEEVEALWLSDAIRGTRPTVLDEVRHCLNIVEENLLDVVPRVYRTVEASLRDAYPDREWRAPPFLHFGSWIGGDRDGHPGVSPRATAEAIRLQAETLLGHYIERMDALWWRLSHSDRSFKPGEDLLESIAKDAALFPESPRPPVHEPYRAKCRLIGAKLRRTLESLRSTPAWADAARTPTPGVYFGRDELLADLRLIADDLGRVGARAAANGSIRDVIRLVEVFGVHLLTLDLRQHSARHASALDEILRDAGVCEGYASLSPDARLDVLARELEGTRPMIPTRLAYSDATNEVVETFRMVAALLEERTPEAIDKYIISSTTEPAHLLEVLLLAREARLFRPAEGISRLDVVPLFEALEPLQNASPIMEKLLGLPIYRRHLELRGNLQEVMIGYSDSNKESGSLQSAWALYRAQVDLVETGRNAGVTMQMFHGRGGAIGRGGGPANHAILAQPRGTVDGRLRITEQGEVIADRYGHPGIAERHLEQLIHAVLHSSFPHEGEQPEPAWVRVLDRLAPAACRIYRGLVYETPEFLTYFQQATPIGEMAEFKIGSRPARRGKSTALENLRAIPWVFSWMQCRHTLPGWYGLGGAVEEFLAERPETLATLQEMYRRWPFWRTLIDNAQMILAKADMTIARLYADLVDDPALADAIFARISEEYRRAVEVVGRITGQSTLLEKMPILERSIQQRNPYVDPLSFIQLVLLRRLRAEESPHEDLLAGVLESVNGIASGLKNTG, via the coding sequence ATGCAGCCCGAGGCCCTGGAAGCGCTCAGCGACGACATCCACCTGCTCGGCGACCTGCTCGGCGAAACGATCCGCCGGCTCGCCGGGCCGGAGGCCTTGGACCTGGTCGAGGACGTCCGCGGCACGGCCAAGGGGCTCCGGGCCGACCCGTCGGTCGAGGAGGCGCGGCGGCTCCGCGACCGCCTCGGCCGGCTCGATCTGCCCGAGCTGCGGACGCTGATCCGGGCCTTCAGCATCTATTTCGACCTCATCAACCTCGCCGAGCAGCAGGCCCGCGTCCGGGCTCTCAGGGCCCGCCGGCGAGGGGCGGACGACGCGCCCCACGCCGAGAGCCCCGGCGAGGCCCTTCGGGCGCTCCGCGACCGGGGCGTGACGGCGGACGAGATCGCCGATCACCTGGCGCGGGCGCTGATCTGCCCGGTCTTCACCGCCCACCCGAGCGAGGCTCGACGGCGGACGATCCTCGGCAAGCTCGCCGCCATCGCCCGCGAGCTCGATCGGATGGAGCGCGGCGACCCCGTCCCCGCCGAGCGGGCGAGGGCCGCCGAGGCGATCGCCGAGGAGGTCGAGGCGCTCTGGCTCTCCGACGCGATCCGGGGGACCCGGCCGACGGTCCTCGACGAGGTCCGCCACTGCCTCAACATCGTCGAGGAGAACCTGCTCGACGTCGTCCCTCGGGTCTACCGGACGGTCGAGGCGAGCCTCCGCGACGCCTATCCCGACCGCGAGTGGCGGGCCCCGCCTTTCCTCCATTTCGGCTCGTGGATCGGCGGCGACCGCGACGGACACCCCGGCGTCTCCCCCCGCGCCACCGCCGAGGCGATCCGGCTCCAGGCCGAGACCCTGCTCGGCCACTACATCGAGCGGATGGACGCCCTCTGGTGGCGGCTCAGCCACTCGGACCGATCGTTCAAGCCGGGGGAGGATCTGCTCGAGTCGATCGCGAAGGACGCCGCGCTCTTCCCCGAGTCGCCTCGCCCGCCGGTGCACGAGCCCTACCGGGCGAAGTGTAGGCTGATCGGGGCCAAGCTCCGCAGGACGCTCGAATCCCTCCGGTCGACCCCGGCCTGGGCCGACGCGGCCAGGACGCCGACGCCGGGGGTCTACTTCGGGCGGGACGAGCTGCTCGCCGACCTACGCCTCATCGCCGACGATCTGGGTCGCGTCGGAGCCCGGGCCGCCGCGAACGGGTCGATCCGCGACGTGATCCGGCTCGTCGAGGTCTTCGGCGTCCACCTGCTCACGCTCGACCTCCGCCAGCACAGCGCCCGGCACGCCTCGGCGCTCGACGAGATCCTCCGCGACGCCGGCGTCTGCGAGGGCTACGCCTCGCTTTCGCCCGACGCCCGGCTCGACGTCCTCGCCCGGGAGCTCGAGGGGACGCGCCCCATGATCCCGACCCGCCTGGCCTACTCAGACGCGACGAACGAGGTCGTCGAGACGTTCCGGATGGTCGCCGCCCTGCTCGAGGAGCGGACCCCCGAGGCGATCGACAAGTACATCATCAGCTCGACGACCGAGCCGGCCCACCTGCTCGAAGTCCTCCTGCTCGCCCGCGAGGCGAGGCTCTTCCGGCCCGCCGAGGGGATCAGCCGGCTCGACGTCGTCCCGCTCTTCGAGGCGCTCGAGCCGCTCCAGAACGCCTCGCCGATCATGGAGAAGCTCCTCGGCCTGCCGATCTACCGCCGCCACCTCGAGCTTCGCGGGAACCTCCAGGAGGTGATGATCGGGTACTCCGACAGCAACAAGGAGAGCGGGTCCCTCCAGTCGGCCTGGGCCCTCTACCGAGCCCAGGTCGATCTGGTGGAGACGGGCCGAAATGCGGGCGTGACCATGCAGATGTTCCACGGCCGGGGCGGCGCGATCGGCCGGGGCGGCGGTCCGGCGAACCACGCCATCCTCGCCCAGCCGCGCGGGACGGTCGACGGCCGGCTCCGGATCACCGAGCAGGGCGAGGTGATCGCCGACCGCTACGGCCATCCCGGGATCGCCGAGCGGCACCTCGAGCAGCTGATCCACGCCGTCCTCCATTCGAGCTTCCCTCACGAGGGGGAGCAGCCCGAGCCGGCCTGGGTCCGGGTCCTCGACCGCCTCGCGCCCGCCGCGTGCCGGATCTACCGCGGGCTCGTCTACGAGACGCCCGAGTTCCTGACGTATTTCCAGCAGGCCACGCCGATCGGCGAGATGGCCGAATTCAAGATCGGCTCGCGGCCGGCGCGGCGGGGCAAGTCGACGGCGCTCGAGAATCTCAGGGCGATCCCCTGGGTCTTCAGCTGGATGCAATGCCGACACACCCTCCCCGGCTGGTACGGGCTCGGCGGCGCGGTCGAGGAATTCCTCGCCGAGCGGCCAGAGACACTGGCGACGTTGCAGGAGATGTACCGCCGCTGGCCGTTCTGGCGGACGCTGATCGACAACGCGCAGATGATCCTGGCCAAGGCCGACATGACCATCGCCCGGCTCTACGCGGACCTCGTCGACGATCCCGCCCTCGCCGACGCGATCTTCGCCCGGATCTCCGAGGAATACCGCCGCGCCGTCGAGGTCGTCGGCCGGATCACCGGCCAATCGACGCTCTTGGAGAAGATGCCGATCCTCGAACGCTCGATCCAGCAACGCAACCCCTACGTCGACCCGCTCAGCTTCATCCAACTCGTCCTGCTCCGACGCCTCCGCGCCGAGGAAAGCCCGCACGAGGACCTGCTCGCCGGAGTCCTCGAGAGCGTCAACGGGATTGCTTCCGGCCTGAAGAACACCGGCTGA
- a CDS encoding ISNCY family transposase (programmed frameshift): MPKPKRTPRPAPTRTVELTTATRVCPGCDRPLWAAYKGRRVVATLEGLTRFAVQVRRCRDADCPRHNVSLRAEAEGAIALPQQEFGLDVIALVGRLRHVEHRGVAEIHAELTRRGVGICVRSVSCLLDRYDELLALSLSDPARLRRVVAEAGRVILAIDGLQPDVGHEVLWVIRDVLSGEILLARSLLSSCRADLAKLLGEVRSALQPEAEGAAGVPIVGVISDGQHSIRDAVAEALPGVPHQLCQFHYLREAARPIYEADRHAKVTLKKKVRGIRPIERAVEGRDDDEATAIRGYCAAVRTSLTDDGRPPLAASGLVLRDRLAKVAEGLDEVGAKKGLPKELTRLRAILAGGLEATDSAWPEVRAAFGRVHRAAAILRNKAGLDAAGVRRRFVGLMGEIGRHRDAAGGLDDAVGHFLKVTRSYWPGLFACYDTAGLPRTNNDLEQLFGSYRHHERRCSGRKVASPGMVVRGSVRLVSATATRLRPIERADLVPSDLAAWRALRGGLERRQEVRKMGHRFRRDPAAYLLSLKEIMIKPALPS, translated from the exons ATGCCCAAGCCCAAGCGGACGCCACGACCGGCCCCCACTCGCACCGTCGAGCTGACGACCGCCACCCGCGTCTGCCCCGGGTGCGACCGGCCCCTCTGGGCCGCCTACAAGGGCCGCCGCGTCGTCGCCACCCTCGAGGGGCTCACCCGATTCGCCGTCCAGGTCCGACGCTGCCGCGATGCCGACTGCCCCCGCCACAACGTCTCGCTCCGGGCCGAAGCCGAGGGGGCCATCGCCCTGCCGCAGCAGGAGTTCGGCCTGGATGTCATCGCCCTGGTCGGTCGCCTCCGCCATGTCGAGCACCGCGGCGTCGCCGAGATCCACGCCGAGCTGACCCGACGCGGGGTGGGCATCTGCGTGCGGAGCGTCTCCTGCCTGCTGGACCGCTACGACGAGCTGCTCGCCCTCTCGCTGTCCGACCCCGCCCGACTCCGCCGGGTCGTCGCCGAGGCCGGGCGGGTGATCCTGGCCATCGATGGGCTCCAGCCCGACGTCGGCCACGAGGTCCTCTGGGTCATCCGCGACGTCCTCTCCGGCGAGATCCTCCTGGCCCGGAGCCTTCTCTCCTCCTGCCGGGCCGACCTGGCCAAGCTGCTCGGCGAGGTGAGGTCCGCCCTCCAGCCCGAGGCCGAGGGGGCCGCCGGCGTGCCGATCGTCGGGGTGATCTCCGACGGCCAGCATTCCATCCGCGACGCCGTGGCCGAAGCCCTGCCCGGCGTGCCGCACCAGCTCTGCCAGTTCCATTACCTCCGCGAGGCGGCCCGGCCGATCTACGAGGCCGATCGCCACGCCAAGGTCACGCTCAAGAAGAAGGTCCGGGGCATCCGCCCGATCGAGCGGGCCGTCGAGGGCCGCGACGACGACGAGGCGACGGCGATCCGGGGCTACTGCGCCGCGGTCCGCACGTCGCTGACCGACGACGGCCGGCCGCCGCTGGCGGCCTCGGGCCTGGTGCTGCGGGACCGGCTGGCGAAGGTCGCCGAGGGCCTGGACGAGGTCGGCGCCAAAA AGGGGCTCCCGAAAGAACTGACGCGGCTGCGTGCGATCCTGGCCGGGGGCCTGGAGGCGACCGATTCGGCGTGGCCCGAGGTGCGTGCGGCGTTCGGCCGGGTGCATCGCGCCGCGGCGATCCTGCGGAACAAGGCGGGGCTCGACGCCGCCGGGGTGCGGCGTCGGTTCGTCGGGCTGATGGGGGAGATAGGGCGGCATCGCGATGCCGCCGGGGGGCTGGACGACGCGGTCGGCCATTTCCTGAAGGTGACGCGGAGCTACTGGCCCGGGCTGTTCGCCTGCTATGACACGGCCGGCCTGCCGCGGACCAACAACGACCTGGAGCAACTGTTCGGCTCGTATCGCCATCACGAGCGGCGTTGCAGCGGCCGCAAGGTGGCGTCGCCGGGGATGGTGGTGCGGGGCTCGGTACGGCTGGTCTCGGCGACCGCGACCCGGCTCCGGCCGATCGAGAGGGCCGACCTGGTGCCATCGGACCTCGCGGCGTGGCGGGCGCTCCGCGGTGGGCTGGAGCGGAGGCAGGAGGTCAGGAAGATGGGCCACCGCTTCCGCCGCGATCCCGCGGCTTACCTGCTGTCGCTTAAGGAGATCATGATCAAGCCGGCTCTACCGTCCTAG
- a CDS encoding tyrosine-type recombinase/integrase, with amino-acid sequence MSTTFKSAAESYARAKGLSRGTRNEYASTIRKWERWGGAGPIEQLRRKDVREFLDWVHEQAVSDEGTNPGRTANKAREHLRAVLSWAWEQELIEAPPRFPGPRDQRDVAGRHYLTKAEINALYFATHAMSRPRGWDAPLPIGRYWRSALVLFFNYGVDTGTVWESTPSHEPMLWRHVSWERPSPDREVKERSPWGWLFYRRVKTGKAFHRPMNRVVHAHLRDIMPADPRPDSRVFLGGGARPNSRFQSLCSLAGIKPRLDIETGREESWELKDLRKTCATYHDENVPESSVEILGHSIGGITYRHYAHRAPLAFRAIKSLPQPTAFHALVKGSGSECPCCRRRYADAG; translated from the coding sequence ATGTCGACGACGTTCAAGTCGGCGGCCGAGAGCTATGCCCGCGCCAAGGGCTTATCCCGCGGGACGCGCAACGAGTACGCCTCGACCATCCGGAAGTGGGAGCGGTGGGGCGGCGCGGGGCCGATCGAGCAGCTGAGGCGCAAGGACGTCCGCGAGTTCCTCGACTGGGTCCACGAGCAGGCCGTCAGTGACGAGGGGACCAACCCGGGTCGTACCGCAAACAAGGCCCGCGAGCACCTCAGGGCCGTGCTCTCCTGGGCCTGGGAGCAGGAGTTGATCGAGGCGCCGCCGCGATTCCCCGGTCCCAGGGACCAGCGCGACGTCGCCGGCCGCCACTACCTGACCAAGGCCGAGATCAACGCCCTCTACTTCGCCACCCACGCAATGTCGCGGCCTCGCGGCTGGGACGCCCCGCTGCCGATCGGCCGGTACTGGCGCTCCGCCTTGGTCCTGTTCTTCAACTACGGCGTGGACACAGGGACCGTCTGGGAATCGACGCCGTCCCACGAGCCCATGCTCTGGCGGCACGTCTCGTGGGAACGGCCCTCGCCCGACCGCGAGGTCAAGGAGCGGTCGCCGTGGGGCTGGCTGTTCTACCGGCGGGTGAAGACGGGCAAGGCGTTCCATCGCCCGATGAACCGGGTGGTCCACGCTCACCTCCGGGACATCATGCCGGCCGACCCGCGACCCGACTCTCGGGTCTTCCTCGGCGGCGGGGCCCGCCCGAACTCCCGGTTCCAGTCGCTCTGTTCGCTCGCCGGCATCAAACCCAGGCTGGATATCGAGACCGGTCGGGAGGAGTCTTGGGAGCTGAAGGACCTCCGAAAGACCTGCGCGACGTACCACGACGAGAACGTGCCGGAGTCGTCGGTGGAGATCCTGGGCCACTCGATCGGCGGGATCACCTATCGCCATTACGCCCACCGGGCACCTCTGGCGTTCCGGGCCATCAAGTCGCTGCCGCAGCCGACTGCCTTCCATGCACTGGTGAAGGGCAGCGGCAGCGAGTGCCCTTGCTGCCGACGGAGATACGCCGATGCCGGCTGA
- a CDS encoding IS4 family transposase: protein MFNYAQGRLRHQIDLLRQQFVQEGGLPFADVLSASGLEEALREIEATWNDRIYAPLVTLWVFIGQVLNADQSCRAAVARLIAHRVSQGLEPCSSETGAYCQARKRLPERFFAAVARLVGRNLDARVDPQWLWKGRRVCLFDGSTVSMPDTPENRREYPLAYNQVPGTSFAPARIGAIISLSCGAILDLGVCRYAGKGQGEVSLLRQLWDVLRPGDVLLGDRLMSGWVGMYLLKQRGVDTVSRLSAHRRADFRKGTRLGKDDHVVVWKKPSSIRSVDRATYNALPEAITVREVRFRVVQPGFRTRSVVVVTTILDPGLASAEELASLYRARWNNELDLRSIKITLQMDVLRCKTPELVRKEIWAHVLAYNLIRTVMAQAATIENVEPRSISFKATLQVLEAFRPLIAYRAHSGADDQEELYEQLLGAIAVHRVADRPDRFEPRMTRKGPRGYEELKRPRREIKLHMLKRASKI from the coding sequence ATGTTCAACTACGCGCAGGGACGTCTTCGGCATCAGATCGACCTCCTCCGCCAACAGTTCGTCCAGGAAGGCGGACTCCCCTTCGCCGACGTCCTATCCGCCAGCGGCCTCGAGGAGGCCCTCCGTGAGATCGAGGCGACCTGGAATGACCGCATCTACGCCCCGTTGGTAACCCTCTGGGTGTTCATCGGACAGGTGCTCAACGCCGACCAGTCCTGCCGCGCCGCCGTCGCGCGGCTGATCGCCCACCGGGTCTCACAGGGGCTCGAGCCGTGCAGCTCCGAGACGGGGGCGTATTGCCAGGCGCGGAAGCGCCTGCCCGAGCGGTTCTTCGCCGCCGTGGCCCGCCTCGTGGGGCGGAACCTGGACGCGCGAGTCGACCCGCAGTGGCTTTGGAAGGGCCGCCGCGTCTGCCTGTTCGACGGCTCGACGGTCTCCATGCCCGACACCCCGGAGAACCGCCGGGAATACCCTCTGGCCTACAACCAAGTGCCCGGGACGAGCTTCGCCCCCGCCCGGATCGGGGCGATCATCTCGCTGTCCTGCGGCGCGATCCTCGACCTGGGCGTCTGCCGCTACGCCGGCAAGGGCCAGGGCGAGGTCAGCCTGCTGCGCCAGCTGTGGGACGTGCTCCGCCCCGGCGACGTGCTGCTGGGCGACCGCCTGATGTCGGGCTGGGTCGGAATGTACCTGCTCAAGCAACGCGGGGTCGACACCGTCAGCCGCCTGTCGGCGCACCGCCGGGCCGACTTCCGCAAGGGGACCCGCCTGGGCAAGGACGATCACGTGGTCGTGTGGAAGAAGCCGTCGTCGATCCGCTCGGTGGACCGGGCGACGTACAACGCGCTGCCCGAGGCGATCACCGTCCGCGAGGTTCGCTTCCGCGTAGTGCAGCCCGGGTTCCGGACGCGGTCGGTCGTCGTCGTGACGACCATCCTGGACCCCGGGCTGGCGAGTGCGGAGGAGCTGGCTTCGCTCTACCGGGCCAGGTGGAACAACGAGTTGGATTTGCGTTCGATCAAAATCACCTTGCAGATGGATGTTTTGCGGTGCAAGACGCCGGAGCTGGTGCGCAAGGAGATCTGGGCCCACGTCCTGGCGTACAACCTGATCCGCACGGTGATGGCACAGGCGGCGACCATCGAAAATGTGGAACCTCGCTCGATCAGCTTCAAAGCGACGCTCCAGGTTCTCGAAGCGTTCCGGCCGCTGATCGCCTACCGGGCGCACAGCGGTGCGGACGACCAAGAGGAACTCTACGAGCAACTGCTCGGGGCCATCGCCGTGCATCGCGTGGCCGACCGGCCCGACCGGTTCGAGCCCCGCATGACCAGGAAGGGGCCGAGAGGGTATGAGGAATTGAAGCGGCCGCGAAGGGAGATCAAACTCCATATGCTCAAACGAGCTAGCAAAATCTAA